The Clostridia bacterium DNA window CGCTCGACGGCTGACGGGCCAACGTCTCTTGACCAGCAAACGAAAGCGCCTCCCGTCCGCTTTGGGACGAGAGGCGCGAGCGCTTCCCGTGGTGCCACCCAAATGAGGCCGTCATCCGCGGCCGCGCCGCGCGGACGGGCCCCGCGGCGGCCTTCGCAGGATGGCGCCGGAAAACAAAAATCTCTTTCGTTCTGGGACGAAAGAGACTTCCGTGGTGCCACCCAGCTGAGGACAACGTCCTCACTCTGCGCGATACGGGCCGCCGCTGAGCGGTGGCCGATATCGCCGCCCCTGTAACGTGGGGGTCCGCCTTCGCCTACTGCGGCATGCGGCGCTGTCCGGATCCGCGCGCGCCGGCGCGCGCGTGTGAACGCTGCCGCCTCCGGTTCGGGAAGGAGCTCCGGGGCCCATTCCACCCGCGCCTGCCGTCCGGCCTCTCACCATGCGCCGGCTCGCTGAGCGGTGGTGTGCGAGTGTACTCTTCCCCGTCCTTGCCGGGAGACGTGTGAAGTTGGCGTCAATGTAGCACCGCGCCGCAGGCAGTGTCAAGCGCGGCCGGGCGTGACGCCGCCCCGCCGGCGCAGGCGGGCCCCGCGGCGCGCAGGTGGACGGCGCCTGAGCGAGAAATCGCTCGATGAGAGGGGTGATCCGCGTGCGTCGCCAAGTCGCGGCTCTCATGGCGATCCTCGCGGCCGTCGCCGTCGCCGTGGTGGTTTCCAGACCCCGGCCGGCGCCGCCCGTCGCCTCACCGTCGTCGCCGCCGTGGCCGGCTGTCGTGGCCGTGGCCCGCGTATATGGCGAATCCGAGCCCACGCTTGACGAATTCCGGCCGACCACGACGGAGGTGGATGGCCGGCCGATGTTCATCGTCTTCCTGTCTGGCCACTTTCGAAGGGGCGACCTGAAGGCGACGCACCTGGAATTTTCCATGCTCGCCGACGGATCCTACGCTTGGGGCATCCGCGGCTACGACGACGCGGGCGATGTCTGGCTGGACGATGACCTGCCTTCCAGCCGGTGAAGCACAGTATGATATGCCTGCGGAGCCCGTCGCCAATGCCGGGCTCCCCGCTCGAGAAGGTGACGCCAGTGACGACCGGGTCTCCCGCACGCCTGCCGGACGACGCGCGACTGGGCCGCGTGCGCCTGCGCGTGCGCGACCTGGATCGCTCGCTCGCCTTCTACGAGGGGCTTCTGGGGCTGCGCCGCGTCGAACGGGTCGACGGGCGGGCCGTCCTCTCGCCCACCGGCCGCCTTCCCGAGTTGCTGGTTCTGGAGGCCGACCCGGCGGCCGTTCCCAAACCGGCGCGCAGCACCGGCCTCTACCACTTCGCCATCCTGTTTCCGAACCGCGCGGCGCTGGCCGCCGCGTTCCTGCACCTCGCGCGCCATCGCTGGCCGTTCCAGGGGTTCTCGGACCACCTCGTCAGCGAGGCCATTTACCTCGCGGACCCGGACGGCAACGGCATCGAGATCTACGCGGACCGGCCCCGCGTAGAGTGGCGCCGGCGGGATGGGCAGCTGGTGATGGACACCCTTCCGCTGGATCTCGATGGTCTCGTCGCCGCGCTCGGGGACGCGAGGGACCGGCCGTACGCCGGCATGCCGCCGGACACCGTCCTCGGCCACGTGCACCTGCACGTCAGCGACCTCGCGACCGCGGAGGCGTTCTATGCCGGGACGCTCGGCTTCGACGTGACGGTGCGCGGCTATCCCGGCGCGCTCTTCTTCGCGGCCGGAGGCTACCACCATCACGTGGGGACGAACATCTGGGCCGGGCGCGGCGCGCCCCGCCCGCCCGCAAACGCGGTCGGCCTGCTGGACTTCTCGCTCCGCATTCCGAAGGCGGCGTTACCGGCGGTCCTGGAGCGAGTGCGGCGCGCCGGCCATCCAACGCGTGAAGCCGGTGGCGCATGGTGCGTCACCGGCCCCGACGGCGTGGAGGTCCGCCTGGACGCGCGCGACTGACGAACGCGCGCCCTCGCTACGAGCGTTTCCTCGGCTCGAACGTCTTGCAGCACGTGTCGTAGCACTGGTGGGCGGGCGTGCCGCCCGCCTGGGCGACGATCTGCTGCACCTGAGCCGCGTCCACGGAGTTCGGGTACTCCTTGCCGACCCAGTCGTGCGTGATGAGGATCTCCTTGGCGTCGCAGTAGTTGCCGTCCCGCCAGTAGTTGCAGTCGCTCACCGTGCACCGTACGCCGTTCAGCACCTCGACCGACCTCCCGGTCTAGGTTGGCCGGCGCGGCAAGACGTCTATGCGCGCCTAGCCGGCCGCATCGCCCGCGCGCGCCGCGACGTCCGCCTGCGCGCGCACAAGGTGCTGCGCCCGCGGCGTGACGGCCGCGCAGATCAGGGCCGCCACGACCGCGGCCCCCGCCATGCCGGCGAAAAGGCCCGCTTCGCCGCGCCACCCGTAGGCGAGGCCTCCGAGCGCCGGACCGGCGCCGTGCGCGAGCGCAGCGCCCAGGTTCATCGCGGCGAAGTAGGTGCCGCGCAGCTGTTCCGGCGCGATCGCCGACACGACCGCCTGCTGCGTAGGCGCAAGCAGCACCTCGCCGATCGAGAACACGACCATCGTGACGACCCACAGCGCCGGGCGCGTCCCGGCCAGGAGAAACCCGAGGCTGGCCACCGCGTACAGGCTCTCGCCGAGCACCATGCCGGCGAACGCGCCGCGCCGCTCGGCGAGTCGTCCGAGGAACGGCTGCGCCAGGATCACGGTGATCGCGTTCGTGCTCAGCACGCGGGCGAAGAGCGCGTCCCCGTGCGGCGCCGTCAGGCTCAGGTGGCGGGCCAGGTTCGTCTCGATCTGGCTGTAGCACAAGAGGCTGAACGCGGCCGCGACCGCGAACGCCCGCAGGAGGCCGTCGCGCGCCAGAAGCGCGAGCGCCTCGCGGAAGCCGGGCGCCTCGCCCCGGTCCCCGCCGCCCGCACGCCCATCCGCGCCGAGCCGCACGACGCGCCCCGCGGGCACCCACTTCAGCGCCACGAGCCCCATGACGAGCGACGCCGCCGCCACAAGGACGAACATGGAGCCGGACCGGCCGGCGCCGAGCATCACCCCGAGCAGCGGGCCGACGGCGGCACCCACGTTGATGGCCCAGTATTGATAGCCGAACACGCGCGTGCGCAGGTTCGGCGGCACGAGGTCCGTCATCAGCGCCTGGAAGGCCGGCCCCTGCAGCGCCCACGCCACGCCGAGGAGGATGCTGCACACGGCGAACTCCCACGGCTGGCGCGCCACGGCCATGCCCAGCAGGGCGACGACGTCGATCGCCGCGCCGAGCAGGATGCCCGCCTTGCGGCCCACGCGGTCCGCCCAGTGGCCGCCGATCAATCCGAACGCAATGGTGCCCACCGCGCCGAGGCCGACGATCGTGCCCACGGCGCCGGGGCTGAGGTGCGTCACCCGAGAGAGGTAGATCGTGGTGAACGGCATCACCATGAAGCGCGCGACCGCCGTAAGGCCGCTCATCCCGACGAGCGTCCACACCAGGGCGGGCAGCTGAGCCTCATCGGCGAACCATCGTCGCAACTTCGTCATCAGTCGTTGCATCGTCGAATCATTGCCCCGTTTCGTTCTGCGATGTCCGGCAGGGTCGGACGCTGCGCGCGACCTTGCCACGCGGGCGTTCGGCCGTTCCGGCGCCCGCGTTCAGTGCTCCGTGACCTGGTCGATGAGCCCGCGTTCCCGGGCGACGCGCTCGCATGCGCGGAACACGGCCACGCCCGCAAGGATCGTCGCCGCAGCGGAGGCGAGGAGCACGGTCCACAGGGTCGTGTCCGGGACCGCCGCCAGCGTGGGGCTGAAGCGCGCCGAGAAGGCGTGACCGTACGCGGCGCGACGCAGCGCCTCCAGCCAGTGGGTGAACGGCAGCGCCAGGCCGAACGCGCGCGCCCAATCCGGGAGCACGTCGAGCGGAAACACGGTGCCCGTGAACAGGTAGAGCGCCCCGGCCAGCCCCTCGGCCCAGGCGCCGCCGTGGCGTGCGGCCAGCAGCATCACGCCGGCGAGGGCCAGCCCCATGCCCAGGGAGAGCAGCACCCCGGCGGCCAACGCCAGGACGAGCGCGCCCCAGTCGACGGTCCCAGCGTGCAGCGGGACGTGCAGGAAGAGCACGCCCGCCGCCAGCACGACCGCCGCCGCGATGGACGTCGCGACGAACTTGGCGCCGGCCCGGCCGAGGATGTACCAGAACAGGTCCGACGTCCCGAGGTAGATGTACTTGAGCATCTGGAACCACTCGCGTTCCTCGATGACGGCCATGCTCACGCCCATGCCGAGCGCCCCGACGTACATGTAGAACGCGTTCCCGAGGTACATGGCGGCGAACATCTCGGTGTGCGTCCGCCCCCCGGTGACCACGAGGTACATGACGACGAGGATCGAGCTCATGGCCAGCGGCCGGACGATGCTATACGCGAAGAACCAGCCCGGCGAGGCCCAGTTCGCGTCCATCTGCCAGCCCAGCCAGAATCCGGTGCGCAGGTGACGCAGGCCGCTCACTGCCACTTCACCGTCAGCCTCCCTTCGCGCTTGGCGAGGTTCTCCATGGCGGTGAGGGCCACGTAGGCCAGCGCGATGTACACGACTGCCAGCGCGCCCAGCGCCGCCACCTCCACCCCCGGCGAGGCCAGGGCCAGCGGCTCCCCGCCGAAAAGCAGCTGGCGCATGGCGTCGAGCCCCAGCGTCAGGGGAATGGCCGAGGCCAGGACGGCCACGGCGCGGCCGAGCGCCTTCACCGGAAAGTAGAACCCGGAGGCCAGGTAGACCGGGTCCTGCAGCAGGTTGATCAGGTTGAACGCGTCGCGGCCGTACATCATGAACACGGACGCGAGCAGCATGCCGAGCCCGTACAGCGCGACAAGCGTCAGAAGAAACGTGCCCAGCGCGAGGAACGGGTGCTCGGCCGCGAGCGGCACGTGGAAGAGCCACGCGCCCAGCACCAGCGTGCCGATCGCCCGCGCGCTGGCCATGAACATGCCGCCCAGCGCCATGCCGGCCAGGATGGCCATGCGGGAGATCGGCGCGAGGAAGAACAGCTCCAGCTGGCCTTCCTGCTTCTCCCAATAGAACTGGGACGCCATGCTCCAGAGCACGTTCAGCCAGTACGCCGTCATCGCGCTGCCCAGGAGGACGAAGCCGGCGTACCGCGGCGGCGCGTCGAGCGCCCGGTAGATGAAGACGTACGCGGCGGCGGCCATGACGGGCAGCACCACCTCGAACGCCAGCCAGCTCAGCTCCCGCAGCGTCGACACGACGCGCACGTACGCGCGGGCGCGCGCGGCGCGCACGTTGTGCCACAGGAGGGCGCCAAGGCTAGGGCTCACGGCCGGCCGCCCCCCCTTCGTCCTCAAGCCGGTGGCCCGTGAGGGCCAGGAAGACGTCTTCGAGCGTCGGGTCCTGCTTCTCCAAGGCGTGCAGGTCGAGGCCCAGCTCCGCGATCGTCGCGACGAGGCGCACGAGGACGGCGTCCGACTCCACGTGGACGCGCGCCGACACGCGACCGTCCCGCGCGTCGAGCGTCACGCGCCGCACGCCGGGCACCTCGCCCAGCGCCTGCCGCAGGCGGTCGAGCGCGATGCCTTCCGCGCCCGCGCTGCCCTGCGCGGGGCGGGGCCCCGGCGACTCCGCCGTCGCGGCCGTGCCCTCCGCCGCGGCGCCCCCCGCCAGCTCAAGGCGCACGACGCGCTCCTGGCGCAGGCTCCGCTTGAGGTTGGCCGGCGTGTCGCAGGCGAGGATGCGCCCGCCGCTGATGATGGCGATGCGGTCGCAGATCTCGTCGGCCTCCATCATGTAGTGGGTCGTGAGCAGCACCGTCTTCCGCTCCTCCTCGACCCACTCCCGGACGAAGCCGCGCAGCCGGCGCGCGGTCTGCACGTCGAGGCCCAGCGTCGGCTCGTCGAGGAAGAGCACGTCCGGCCGGTTGAGGAATCCGCGCGCGAAGTTCATCTTCTGGCGCATGCCGGTGGAGAGCTTGTTCACGCGCACCGACCCGTCGAGGTCGACCATCGCGAGGAGCCGGTCGATGCGCCGGAACGCCTCCGCGTTCGGCAGGCCGTAGAGCTGGCTGAAGAGCCACAGCGACTCGCGCACCGTGAGGATGCCGTAGCCGGAGTGCTCCCCGCCCGACACCATGTTGATGCGCCGCCGGATGGCGGCCGCCTCGCGCCGCACGTCCATGCCGAGCACGCGCGCCTCGCCGCTCGTCGGCAGAAGCAGCGTGCAGAGGATCTTGATGAGCGTCGTCTTGCCGGCCCCGTTCGCGCCGAGCAGGCCGAAGCACTCACCCGGGCGCACTTCGAGGTCGATGCCCTCGAGCGCCACGTGCTCCTTCACGACGCGGCCGCCGCGCCGCTCCTGGAAGACGCGCCGCAGCGCCCTCGCTTCGATCGCCGGGCCGGCCCGATGTCGATCAGCCATTCCGCTTGAGCAACCCCTTCCGCAACGCGTGGCGTTCCGCCATGGCAAAGACGGCGTATCCCAGCGGAATCATCACGACGGCAAAGAGTCCGAGACGCAGCAGGTCGGGCGCCAGCTGGCCGAGGGTGGCGCCGTGCAGGACCGCGAGGCGCACATCCCGCAACGTGTACG harbors:
- a CDS encoding ABC transporter ATP-binding protein → MADRHRAGPAIEARALRRVFQERRGGRVVKEHVALEGIDLEVRPGECFGLLGANGAGKTTLIKILCTLLLPTSGEARVLGMDVRREAAAIRRRINMVSGGEHSGYGILTVRESLWLFSQLYGLPNAEAFRRIDRLLAMVDLDGSVRVNKLSTGMRQKMNFARGFLNRPDVLFLDEPTLGLDVQTARRLRGFVREWVEEERKTVLLTTHYMMEADEICDRIAIISGGRILACDTPANLKRSLRQERVVRLELAGGAAAEGTAATAESPGPRPAQGSAGAEGIALDRLRQALGEVPGVRRVTLDARDGRVSARVHVESDAVLVRLVATIAELGLDLHALEKQDPTLEDVFLALTGHRLEDEGGAAGREP
- a CDS encoding ABC transporter permease, which translates into the protein MAVSGLRHLRTGFWLGWQMDANWASPGWFFAYSIVRPLAMSSILVVMYLVVTGGRTHTEMFAAMYLGNAFYMYVGALGMGVSMAVIEEREWFQMLKYIYLGTSDLFWYILGRAGAKFVATSIAAAVVLAAGVLFLHVPLHAGTVDWGALVLALAAGVLLSLGMGLALAGVMLLAARHGGAWAEGLAGALYLFTGTVFPLDVLPDWARAFGLALPFTHWLEALRRAAYGHAFSARFSPTLAAVPDTTLWTVLLASAAATILAGVAVFRACERVARERGLIDQVTEH
- a CDS encoding DUF1540 domain-containing protein; the encoded protein is MLNGVRCTVSDCNYWRDGNYCDAKEILITHDWVGKEYPNSVDAAQVQQIVAQAGGTPAHQCYDTCCKTFEPRKRS
- a CDS encoding MFS transporter codes for the protein MTKLRRWFADEAQLPALVWTLVGMSGLTAVARFMVMPFTTIYLSRVTHLSPGAVGTIVGLGAVGTIAFGLIGGHWADRVGRKAGILLGAAIDVVALLGMAVARQPWEFAVCSILLGVAWALQGPAFQALMTDLVPPNLRTRVFGYQYWAINVGAAVGPLLGVMLGAGRSGSMFVLVAAASLVMGLVALKWVPAGRVVRLGADGRAGGGDRGEAPGFREALALLARDGLLRAFAVAAAFSLLCYSQIETNLARHLSLTAPHGDALFARVLSTNAITVILAQPFLGRLAERRGAFAGMVLGESLYAVASLGFLLAGTRPALWVVTMVVFSIGEVLLAPTQQAVVSAIAPEQLRGTYFAAMNLGAALAHGAGPALGGLAYGWRGEAGLFAGMAGAAVVAALICAAVTPRAQHLVRAQADVAARAGDAAG
- a CDS encoding ABC transporter permease → MSPSLGALLWHNVRAARARAYVRVVSTLRELSWLAFEVVLPVMAAAAYVFIYRALDAPPRYAGFVLLGSAMTAYWLNVLWSMASQFYWEKQEGQLELFFLAPISRMAILAGMALGGMFMASARAIGTLVLGAWLFHVPLAAEHPFLALGTFLLTLVALYGLGMLLASVFMMYGRDAFNLINLLQDPVYLASGFYFPVKALGRAVAVLASAIPLTLGLDAMRQLLFGGEPLALASPGVEVAALGALAVVYIALAYVALTAMENLAKREGRLTVKWQ
- a CDS encoding VOC family protein, whose protein sequence is MICLRSPSPMPGSPLEKVTPVTTGSPARLPDDARLGRVRLRVRDLDRSLAFYEGLLGLRRVERVDGRAVLSPTGRLPELLVLEADPAAVPKPARSTGLYHFAILFPNRAALAAAFLHLARHRWPFQGFSDHLVSEAIYLADPDGNGIEIYADRPRVEWRRRDGQLVMDTLPLDLDGLVAALGDARDRPYAGMPPDTVLGHVHLHVSDLATAEAFYAGTLGFDVTVRGYPGALFFAAGGYHHHVGTNIWAGRGAPRPPANAVGLLDFSLRIPKAALPAVLERVRRAGHPTREAGGAWCVTGPDGVEVRLDARD